A window from Opitutia bacterium ISCC 52 encodes these proteins:
- a CDS encoding glycosyltransferase family 2 protein, with the protein MSITVVIPTYNRKKTLGQALDSLINQTLPPAEIILVDDGSTDGTAYWARKEYPQIKILEQGNQGVSAARNAGIQEVTTDWIAFLDSDDLWMAEKLERQMGALEESPDYRVCHTEEQWVYRGKHKPVAAPYVKQGGWIFERCLPVCAISPSTVLIHKTVFEEVGLFDETLPACEDYDLWLRICSRMPVLLVKEALIEKHGGHQDQLSSQWGLDKWRIQALQKLLEEEHLNDEQRVLAERQLKRKCLIYAQGLEKHGNSEQADGYKAIAAKL; encoded by the coding sequence ATGTCAATCACGGTCGTAATCCCAACATACAATCGGAAGAAGACGCTTGGGCAGGCCTTGGATTCTTTGATAAATCAAACGCTTCCCCCTGCAGAAATCATCCTTGTTGATGACGGGTCAACTGATGGGACGGCTTATTGGGCGCGAAAAGAATATCCGCAAATAAAAATACTGGAGCAGGGAAATCAAGGTGTCAGTGCAGCAAGAAATGCTGGTATTCAGGAAGTCACTACGGACTGGATTGCTTTTCTTGACTCGGATGACCTTTGGATGGCTGAAAAGCTAGAGAGACAGATGGGTGCGCTTGAAGAGTCTCCCGACTACAGAGTTTGCCACACCGAGGAGCAATGGGTATATCGAGGAAAGCATAAACCGGTGGCCGCTCCTTATGTTAAACAGGGTGGTTGGATCTTTGAACGATGTTTGCCAGTTTGTGCTATTTCTCCATCCACGGTATTGATACATAAAACGGTTTTTGAGGAAGTCGGTTTGTTTGATGAAACACTCCCCGCATGTGAAGACTATGATCTCTGGTTGCGGATCTGCTCACGGATGCCGGTACTGCTAGTGAAAGAAGCTTTGATTGAAAAGCATGGAGGTCATCAGGATCAACTGTCGTCTCAATGGGGGCTTGATAAGTGGCGCATTCAGGCGCTGCAAAAATTACTAGAGGAAGAGCACTTGAATGATGAACAACGTGTGCTAGCTGAGAGGCAACTAAAGCGAAAGTGCCTGATCTATGCGCAGGGTTTGGAGAAGCATGGAAACAGCGAACAGGCTGATGGGTATAAGGCTATCGCTGCGAAGCTTTAA
- a CDS encoding PQQ-dependent sugar dehydrogenase, translated as MLFANDGYLYFSIGDSTNLDKVQSLDKPQGKAFRLNPDGTIPDGNPFVGNLGALKGIFSIGNRNIQGLDQNPVTHEIWATEHGPMGGDEMNIIRSGRNYGWPIISHGKSYDGEPFPIERKGMEQPVTHWTPSPGICPLEFYTGELFGK; from the coding sequence TTGCTTTTTGCTAATGATGGGTACTTATATTTTTCTATAGGTGATAGCACAAATCTTGATAAGGTTCAGTCGCTGGATAAACCTCAAGGAAAGGCGTTTCGATTGAACCCTGATGGCACAATACCTGATGGTAATCCCTTTGTTGGGAATCTAGGAGCGCTCAAAGGAATTTTCTCAATTGGCAATCGCAATATTCAAGGCCTAGACCAAAATCCTGTTACCCATGAAATTTGGGCCACCGAGCATGGGCCTATGGGGGGAGACGAAATGAATATTATTCGCTCGGGCAGAAATTATGGTTGGCCCATTATTTCCCACGGAAAAAGCTACGATGGAGAACCGTTTCCCATTGAACGGAAAGGCATGGAGCAACCCGTAACGCATTGGACTCCTTCTCCCGGGATTTGTCCTTTGGAATTCTACACGGGGGAGTTGTTTGGAAAATAG
- a CDS encoding cysteine synthase A — MNKAPDFCGTIGNTPLIRLNKLSELIGCEILCKAEFLNPGGSVKDRAALGIVEDAEKRGLLKPGGTIVEGTAGNTGIGLTLVGNAKGYNTIIIIPNTQSPEKMELLSNMGAEVRPIPPAPFSDPGNYNHIAKRVAEETDNAYWANQFDNTANTEFHAKTTGPEIWDQTKGNITGFVTAIGTGGTLAGVSSYLKSQNENVQTVCVDPYGASMWSWFKHGHLDIDDGDSIAEGIGQGRVTDNVSLANIDEAFRCHDRHMMAILRHLINEEGLFLGASSGINVGGAVKTALAGGPGQTIVTILCDTAQKYMSRLFDQDWLTENDLPPENLTIQGMIEEMKAEL; from the coding sequence ATGAATAAAGCACCTGATTTCTGCGGGACGATTGGCAACACGCCGCTCATCCGTCTCAATAAACTATCTGAACTCATTGGCTGTGAAATTCTGTGCAAAGCAGAGTTTCTAAACCCAGGAGGATCCGTTAAGGATCGCGCCGCTCTTGGCATCGTAGAAGATGCGGAAAAACGTGGACTGCTAAAACCCGGAGGAACGATCGTAGAAGGAACGGCCGGCAATACCGGTATAGGTCTCACCTTGGTCGGAAATGCGAAAGGCTACAACACGATCATCATTATCCCAAACACTCAGTCTCCAGAAAAAATGGAGCTCTTGAGCAATATGGGCGCCGAGGTTCGGCCAATACCTCCGGCCCCTTTTAGTGATCCTGGAAACTACAATCACATCGCCAAACGTGTAGCCGAGGAAACGGATAATGCTTATTGGGCAAATCAGTTTGATAACACCGCGAATACTGAGTTCCACGCAAAAACCACTGGCCCTGAAATATGGGATCAGACAAAGGGAAACATTACCGGATTTGTCACGGCTATCGGAACCGGAGGAACTCTAGCTGGCGTTAGCTCTTATCTGAAGTCCCAAAATGAAAACGTTCAAACCGTGTGCGTAGATCCTTATGGAGCCTCTATGTGGTCATGGTTCAAACATGGACATTTGGATATCGATGACGGCGATTCAATTGCCGAAGGCATTGGACAGGGTCGAGTTACCGACAATGTGTCCCTCGCAAACATTGATGAAGCCTTTCGCTGCCACGACCGACACATGATGGCTATTTTACGCCACCTGATAAATGAGGAAGGACTCTTCTTAGGCGCTTCTTCTGGCATCAACGTGGGCGGAGCCGTAAAGACCGCCCTGGCCGGAGGCCCCGGTCAGACTATCGTGACCATTCTTTGCGATACCGCACAGAAATATATGTCCCGTCTTTTCGACCAGGATTGGCTGACAGAAAATGATTTACCCCCTGAAAACCTGACCATTCAGGGCATGATAGAAGAAATGAAAGCCGAGCTTTAA
- a CDS encoding sulfatase: MKYRCIFKVFLLILFAFGATAADRPNILLILSDDHSFPHLGAYGDINCIENNITPNLDALAKEGMLFNRAYTASPQCAPSRASIFAGRSPIGIAATRFAQPARSGTVFFTDLLRKGGYWVGLDGRHQHLDGRGGDLDHVTDTLIQLGVRGEAFESRFDHFVQMARTKGDAIWTVDEKIEAALDKVYEDQPFFLYFGFNQPHRRWGEDHDNIDPNSLILPDDWPDLSEVRLDYARYLAEVRDLDTGIGLVEHVLEKRGLKENTVVIFMGDNGEALLRGKGTVLDRGTHVPLMVRWPGKIKADISIDHLISGIDLAATILDIAGVEKDPGMNGQSFANLLLDKAYTPREYVFAERGWHFGPITRMDGFDLSRSVMNQRYLLIYNSIPERSYSPVDMPKNPVWLRMQALHEAGDLPDIHEQLYFQKPRPIFELYDLENDPFQLSNLAGDSSVTAIEKTLRIEMDKWMIREGDYLPLPSHAHQLMR, from the coding sequence ATGAAATACAGGTGTATATTTAAGGTCTTCTTGTTAATATTGTTTGCGTTTGGTGCGACTGCAGCCGATCGACCCAACATCCTTCTTATTCTCTCGGACGATCACAGCTTCCCTCATTTGGGAGCTTACGGTGACATTAATTGTATTGAGAATAACATCACACCCAATCTCGACGCTTTGGCGAAGGAGGGTATGTTGTTTAATCGAGCCTATACGGCCTCTCCTCAATGTGCGCCTTCTCGTGCTTCCATCTTTGCGGGTCGATCGCCCATAGGTATTGCTGCAACTCGCTTTGCCCAACCTGCGCGTTCAGGCACTGTATTTTTCACTGACCTTCTGCGAAAAGGGGGTTACTGGGTTGGCTTAGACGGTAGGCACCAACACCTGGATGGAAGGGGGGGAGATCTGGACCATGTGACAGATACGCTCATTCAACTTGGAGTACGAGGTGAAGCCTTTGAATCCCGCTTTGATCACTTTGTCCAGATGGCGAGAACAAAAGGGGATGCCATATGGACCGTAGATGAGAAAATTGAAGCGGCCTTAGATAAGGTTTATGAGGACCAGCCTTTCTTTCTTTATTTCGGATTCAACCAACCGCATCGAAGGTGGGGAGAGGATCATGACAATATCGACCCCAACAGCCTTATCCTACCAGACGATTGGCCCGACCTATCTGAAGTAAGACTCGACTATGCGCGTTATCTAGCTGAAGTGCGGGATTTGGATACTGGGATTGGGTTGGTAGAGCATGTATTGGAGAAACGGGGATTAAAGGAGAATACGGTTGTCATTTTTATGGGTGATAATGGGGAGGCCTTGTTGCGTGGAAAAGGTACCGTATTGGATCGCGGAACGCATGTTCCACTCATGGTAAGGTGGCCGGGAAAAATCAAAGCGGATATTTCCATTGACCATTTGATCAGCGGAATTGATCTTGCCGCCACAATCCTGGATATCGCTGGTGTTGAGAAAGACCCCGGCATGAACGGACAGAGTTTTGCAAACCTCCTTTTAGACAAGGCATATACTCCACGCGAATATGTGTTTGCAGAAAGAGGATGGCACTTTGGCCCCATTACGAGAATGGACGGATTTGATCTGTCGCGTTCGGTGATGAATCAAAGATACCTTTTGATCTATAATTCCATTCCTGAACGCAGCTATTCGCCTGTAGACATGCCGAAGAATCCTGTTTGGTTGAGAATGCAGGCATTGCATGAAGCTGGAGATCTCCCCGATATTCATGAACAACTTTACTTTCAGAAACCTCGACCCATTTTCGAGTTATACGATCTCGAGAACGACCCGTTTCAACTTAGCAATCTAGCAGGCGATTCGTCTGTAACTGCGATAGAGAAAACATTGCGGATTGAAATGGACAAGTGGATGATCCGTGAAGGGGATTATTTGCCACTACCCAGTCATGCTCACCAACTGATGAGGTGA
- a CDS encoding PQQ-like beta-propeller repeat protein yields MNKFLTVSTLIFITSSLSSEDWPQWRGQDRDGTWKETGIVDSFPSDRLEPVWSTPVGSGYSGPTVSNGRVYLTSHLEEPDQLEQIHCVDEKTGKEIWKYVYPCVYQDLSYPLGPRAAVAIHDGKAYALGAMGNFHCLDASTGELIWKKDLLEEYDANNPVWGITSSPLIDDQNVYLQVGGQPDACIVALEKDTGEESWRALDGLASYSAPKFIEQTGKRLVLVWTGDWFAALNPDDGSPAWKHVFDRAKMPINVADPILDTDNQRIFLSSFYDGSYFYQLKDDSFESELIWERRGRSEIKTDALHSIISTSVIRGNYVYGIDSYGEFRCLDLTNGDRVWNDQTLLEKGRWATAFLVQNGERTWIFTEKGELIIANLSPKGWERISSTHLIEPTTFLPRRSGNILWSHPAYANKHIFVRNDQELRAFDLSK; encoded by the coding sequence ATGAACAAGTTTCTGACTGTATCTACTCTTATATTTATTACTAGCTCTCTCTCCTCTGAGGACTGGCCACAGTGGCGAGGCCAAGATCGTGACGGCACCTGGAAAGAGACTGGTATTGTTGACTCTTTTCCCTCCGATCGATTGGAGCCTGTTTGGTCGACACCTGTCGGATCCGGTTATTCAGGGCCTACGGTGAGTAATGGGCGGGTGTATCTCACCAGTCATTTGGAGGAGCCGGACCAACTTGAGCAAATTCATTGCGTCGATGAGAAAACGGGCAAGGAGATTTGGAAATATGTCTATCCCTGTGTTTACCAAGATCTCAGCTATCCGTTGGGTCCCAGGGCGGCAGTAGCCATTCATGATGGGAAGGCCTACGCCTTGGGAGCAATGGGCAACTTTCATTGCTTGGATGCCAGCACTGGGGAATTGATCTGGAAGAAGGATTTACTGGAAGAATACGATGCCAACAACCCGGTCTGGGGCATTACTTCTTCGCCACTTATCGATGATCAGAATGTTTACCTACAAGTGGGTGGGCAGCCAGATGCCTGTATTGTTGCACTTGAAAAAGATACCGGTGAGGAAAGCTGGAGGGCTTTAGATGGTTTGGCTTCTTATTCAGCTCCCAAGTTTATTGAGCAAACTGGAAAACGTTTGGTACTTGTTTGGACGGGGGATTGGTTTGCCGCATTAAATCCTGATGATGGCAGTCCAGCATGGAAACACGTCTTCGATCGCGCAAAAATGCCTATCAATGTGGCTGATCCCATCTTGGATACAGATAATCAACGCATCTTTCTTTCGTCCTTTTACGACGGATCGTATTTCTACCAGCTAAAGGATGATTCCTTTGAAAGTGAATTAATCTGGGAACGTCGCGGGCGAAGTGAAATTAAAACCGATGCACTTCACAGTATTATCAGTACATCCGTAATCCGCGGGAATTATGTCTATGGCATTGATAGCTACGGTGAGTTTCGATGTCTCGATCTCACCAACGGTGATCGTGTCTGGAATGATCAGACGCTCTTGGAAAAGGGTCGCTGGGCGACAGCATTCCTAGTTCAGAATGGCGAGCGCACGTGGATCTTCACCGAAAAAGGAGAGCTGATTATAGCCAATTTATCACCTAAGGGTTGGGAGCGCATATCTTCTACCCATCTTATCGAGCCGACTACCTTTCTTCCTCGTCGAAGTGGAAACATCCTTTGGTCTCATCCGGCCTACGCAAACAAGCATATCTTTGTCAGGAATGACCAAGAACTCAGGGCATTTGATCTATCAAAATAA
- a CDS encoding PQQ-like beta-propeller repeat protein yields the protein MKRLFLLLLGFLFLQSNLLNASTTEWPDYRGPTGQGISEAKNPPLSWNREENVLWKIEIPGRGWSSPVVIDGKIMLTSGIEEPVDGMHDLLVLQLDADTGEVVWQKTVLQGTEEEAADRNGKNSLASPTVVVHEGVVYAHFGHMGTVALKFEMGETIWKQKISYTAKNGNGASPVVVNDLLVFTTDSFEEPVVTALHLATGKIAWRTERSHKVKNNFSHGTPLVINYQGETQIISPGSGMVGSYRPSDGKEMWIVRYKMGFSMSTRPIFVNNHIYMATGFGRPSFYSIRVDGATGDLTDTHVEWQYHKSMPKTPSPNYVNGTIITLEDAGRLQCLDAETGEHLWMESLKATFSASPVQIGNRLYIMSEEGRCFVVDVDRAGATIIAENDLEEEALASPAIVDDAIYIRSHPHLWKISSSL from the coding sequence ATGAAACGCCTCTTCCTTCTACTCCTAGGTTTTCTATTTCTACAGTCTAACTTACTCAATGCGTCCACAACTGAGTGGCCAGATTACAGAGGGCCAACGGGCCAAGGTATCTCCGAGGCCAAGAACCCACCCTTGAGCTGGAATCGGGAAGAGAATGTTTTATGGAAAATAGAGATTCCCGGACGTGGCTGGTCATCCCCGGTTGTTATCGATGGAAAGATCATGCTGACTTCCGGGATAGAAGAGCCGGTGGATGGTATGCACGATTTGTTAGTGCTTCAATTGGATGCCGACACGGGAGAAGTGGTTTGGCAAAAAACCGTGTTGCAGGGAACCGAAGAAGAAGCGGCCGATCGAAATGGTAAGAACAGCTTGGCGAGTCCGACTGTGGTGGTTCATGAGGGCGTTGTTTACGCTCACTTTGGGCATATGGGGACCGTCGCATTAAAGTTTGAAATGGGAGAAACGATCTGGAAACAGAAGATTTCGTATACCGCAAAAAATGGAAATGGTGCTTCCCCGGTAGTAGTGAATGATTTGCTGGTATTTACGACTGATAGTTTTGAAGAACCGGTTGTCACGGCATTACATTTGGCTACGGGTAAAATTGCCTGGCGCACCGAACGCAGCCACAAGGTGAAAAACAATTTCTCTCACGGTACGCCTCTGGTGATTAATTATCAGGGGGAAACACAGATCATCAGTCCCGGAAGTGGTATGGTAGGTTCTTACCGTCCCAGTGATGGGAAGGAAATGTGGATCGTGCGCTACAAAATGGGCTTTTCAATGTCCACTCGGCCCATCTTTGTGAACAACCACATTTACATGGCCACGGGTTTTGGGCGACCAAGTTTCTACTCTATACGTGTCGATGGAGCAACAGGTGACCTCACGGATACTCATGTCGAGTGGCAGTATCACAAAAGTATGCCCAAGACACCTTCTCCTAATTATGTGAATGGAACGATCATTACGCTGGAAGATGCTGGACGGCTTCAATGTCTCGATGCCGAAACAGGAGAACATCTTTGGATGGAATCCTTGAAAGCCACCTTCTCGGCTTCACCCGTTCAGATTGGAAATCGCCTTTACATTATGAGCGAAGAAGGCCGTTGCTTTGTGGTCGATGTTGACCGGGCGGGAGCCACGATTATTGCCGAAAACGATCTGGAGGAAGAAGCTCTTGCTTCGCCTGCGATCGTCGACGACGCGATCTACATTCGCTCACACCCTCACCTCTGGAAAATAAGTAGTTCATTGTGA
- a CDS encoding dihydrodipicolinate synthase family protein: protein MKTTPVTPSDLSGSVLSVPPLAWHEDLSPNHEQNDSLIKHIEAGGVTTLLYGGNANMHNIGLTGLADLLQHLIVAAGFDSWVIPSVGPDYGGMMDQLPVIKELEFPTAMVLPIQFPATPSGIATGIRKFSEQLGKPIIIYIKTENYLSVSDLKRLSDDGLLAAIKYAVPRNDPKEDDYLDSLCQTIGPMNIVSGFGERPAIDHLKTFKLAAFTSGCVCIAPTLSMNLLRAIQAENWEEATRVHSMIMPMEDERERVSPIRVLHDAITLCGLADMGPIYPMLSGIEKSAHDTVGKAAKELLALELDTRNITQ, encoded by the coding sequence ATGAAAACGACCCCCGTTACTCCATCTGACCTTAGTGGCTCCGTGCTTTCTGTTCCACCACTTGCTTGGCACGAAGACCTCTCTCCCAATCACGAACAGAATGATAGTCTGATCAAGCATATCGAAGCCGGAGGAGTTACCACTCTGCTTTACGGCGGAAATGCCAATATGCACAACATTGGCCTGACCGGACTAGCAGACCTTTTGCAGCATCTAATTGTAGCCGCTGGTTTTGATAGCTGGGTCATCCCTTCAGTCGGACCAGATTACGGGGGCATGATGGACCAGTTACCCGTGATCAAGGAGCTAGAGTTTCCAACTGCCATGGTATTGCCGATACAGTTCCCTGCTACACCGTCTGGTATCGCAACAGGCATTCGCAAATTTTCCGAACAACTTGGCAAACCCATCATCATTTACATCAAAACCGAGAATTACCTGAGTGTTTCAGATTTGAAGCGTTTGTCAGACGATGGACTACTCGCTGCTATTAAATACGCAGTTCCTCGAAATGATCCCAAGGAAGATGACTATCTCGATTCACTCTGTCAGACCATTGGTCCTATGAATATTGTGAGTGGCTTTGGCGAGCGACCAGCCATTGATCATTTGAAAACCTTTAAATTAGCTGCATTCACGTCCGGCTGTGTTTGCATAGCACCCACTCTTTCGATGAACCTCCTCCGCGCCATCCAAGCGGAGAATTGGGAAGAAGCAACCCGGGTTCACTCTATGATCATGCCGATGGAGGATGAGCGCGAACGCGTAAGTCCAATTCGAGTACTCCACGATGCCATCACACTATGTGGTCTCGCAGACATGGGCCCCATTTATCCCATGCTAAGCGGCATAGAAAAAAGTGCACACGATACCGTTGGCAAGGCGGCCAAGGAACTGCTGGCGCTGGAATTGGACACGAGAAACATTACGCAATGA
- a CDS encoding dienelactone hydrolase family protein, producing the protein MSLTEKEITPTTHPIPQEAFDWYDEYAHGFIDRRTFMARLATISTGALTMGVLLGTLMPDYLAAEQVSFNDPDIKANYVTFPSPKGHREGRGYLVMPRELSGKAPVVLVVHENRGLNPYVKDVARRLAKDGFVALAPDALHPAGGYPGNDDEGRKLQSGLDRSKIEQDFIAAAKFLKTHDLSNGKLGAVGFCFGGYVVNMLAATVPDTLNAGVPFYGTPAAEEIRKNIKAPLVIQLAELDRRVNGSWPEYEADLKENGNDYTMHMYEGANHGFHNDSTGRYDEKNAELAWSRTVAHFKKHLA; encoded by the coding sequence ATGTCTCTTACTGAAAAAGAAATTACCCCAACAACACATCCTATTCCTCAGGAAGCCTTTGATTGGTATGATGAATATGCCCATGGCTTCATTGATCGTAGAACGTTTATGGCTCGACTGGCAACGATCTCAACGGGTGCCTTAACGATGGGTGTGTTACTTGGGACCTTGATGCCTGACTATCTTGCGGCAGAACAGGTGTCCTTTAACGATCCGGATATTAAGGCCAATTATGTTACTTTTCCTTCTCCGAAAGGACATCGTGAAGGTCGGGGATACTTGGTAATGCCACGTGAGCTATCAGGCAAAGCTCCTGTAGTTTTGGTGGTGCATGAGAATCGCGGTTTGAATCCTTATGTTAAGGATGTCGCTCGACGTCTTGCCAAGGACGGGTTTGTCGCCTTGGCTCCGGATGCACTTCACCCAGCAGGTGGATATCCTGGAAATGATGATGAGGGCCGCAAACTGCAAAGCGGCTTAGATCGTAGCAAGATTGAGCAGGATTTTATTGCAGCTGCTAAATTTCTTAAAACCCATGATTTGAGTAATGGAAAATTGGGTGCTGTGGGTTTTTGTTTTGGTGGTTACGTGGTGAACATGCTGGCTGCAACTGTGCCTGATACGCTTAACGCGGGAGTCCCATTCTATGGCACACCAGCAGCCGAAGAAATCCGGAAGAACATTAAAGCTCCCTTGGTCATTCAGTTGGCTGAACTCGATCGTCGTGTAAATGGAAGTTGGCCAGAATATGAAGCAGACCTTAAGGAGAATGGAAACGACTACACCATGCATATGTATGAAGGTGCCAATCATGGTTTTCATAATGACTCCACTGGAAGGTATGACGAAAAGAATGCGGAATTAGCCTGGAGCCGCACCGTCGCTCATTTTAAAAAGCATTTGGCGTAA
- a CDS encoding PQQ-dependent sugar dehydrogenase, with translation MKRLILLLFTSLPVIGQSPVTEKKSSEINASELYQTYCASCHGINMEGAQYSPLRKADWLYGRDRVRIYRSIMNGISNSDMIPWSQVFNSDQGYALTDYILASQDLSPDVSRAYPKHLVTTDYVVKVEPLATEGFTSSPWSIEFIDERRALISQRRGGLLWMVDGALNSKPIEGTPKPLQQGDGGMYDIAIDPDYATNGWIYFSYVHSLGDPNTREDPAMTRVVRGKIKDHNWMDEEVIFALPDSEHVTRGTRWGSRLLFDRDGYLYFSIGDLGRNDEVQDPTKPGGKIYRIFPDGSIPPDNPYVGYSDAIEAIYTIGNRNMQGINQHPDNGAIWATEHGPMGGDELNILGLGKNYGWPVISWGINYNGSKVTELTEYEGMEQPIKYWTPSPALSAVEFYTGDLFKKWKNNILVGALAFEEIKRLRVGETKVLSEEVILKTYGRVRDIKTGPDGAIYVVLNNSHAILRLTPEI, from the coding sequence ATGAAGCGATTAATACTTCTTCTGTTCACATCTTTACCCGTTATTGGACAAAGCCCAGTAACTGAAAAGAAAAGCTCCGAAATCAACGCCTCTGAGCTGTATCAAACTTATTGTGCATCCTGCCATGGCATCAACATGGAAGGGGCACAATACTCACCACTCAGAAAGGCGGATTGGCTCTATGGCAGAGATCGGGTTCGGATCTACCGTTCCATCATGAATGGTATTTCGAATTCGGATATGATTCCCTGGTCTCAGGTGTTTAATTCTGATCAGGGATATGCACTGACCGATTATATACTGGCCAGTCAGGATCTTTCCCCTGATGTGTCGCGAGCTTATCCGAAGCATTTAGTGACGACGGATTATGTTGTCAAAGTGGAGCCATTAGCTACGGAAGGATTTACCTCCTCTCCTTGGAGCATTGAATTTATTGACGAACGAAGGGCTCTGATCAGCCAACGGCGAGGAGGCTTGCTGTGGATGGTAGATGGTGCTTTGAATTCAAAGCCGATTGAGGGGACTCCCAAGCCTCTCCAGCAAGGGGATGGTGGAATGTATGACATCGCGATCGATCCAGACTATGCTACCAATGGATGGATCTATTTTTCCTATGTTCATTCTTTGGGCGATCCAAACACCCGTGAGGATCCTGCTATGACTCGCGTGGTCCGTGGCAAAATAAAAGATCACAATTGGATGGATGAAGAAGTGATATTTGCTCTTCCGGATTCTGAACATGTGACACGGGGAACTCGGTGGGGAAGTCGCTTGTTATTTGATCGTGACGGATATCTCTATTTCTCAATTGGTGACCTGGGTCGAAATGACGAGGTTCAAGACCCGACAAAACCAGGTGGTAAAATCTATCGCATTTTCCCTGATGGTTCTATTCCTCCCGACAATCCCTATGTTGGTTATTCGGATGCCATAGAAGCCATTTATACCATTGGAAATCGAAATATGCAGGGTATCAATCAGCATCCTGATAACGGAGCCATCTGGGCGACAGAGCACGGTCCAATGGGGGGTGATGAGCTGAATATCCTTGGGCTCGGCAAGAACTATGGTTGGCCGGTTATTAGTTGGGGAATCAACTACAACGGGAGCAAAGTCACTGAATTGACTGAGTATGAAGGCATGGAGCAGCCTATCAAGTATTGGACACCTTCACCCGCATTGAGCGCGGTTGAATTTTATACCGGAGATCTTTTCAAAAAATGGAAAAACAATATTCTAGTCGGCGCTTTGGCATTTGAAGAAATTAAACGCTTACGGGTAGGAGAAACCAAGGTACTGTCCGAAGAAGTGATCTTGAAAACTTACGGCCGTGTTCGTGATATTAAAACAGGACCCGACGGCGCTATTTATGTAGTACTGAATAATTCGCATGCCATTCTTCGACTTACACCGGAAATATAG
- a CDS encoding PQQ-dependent sugar dehydrogenase, with amino-acid sequence MDERRALITERREGLRWMVDGVMDDVPIRGIPVATHYGDSGMFDLALHPDYEKNGWIYIAYVHPLDDPDSREAAAATRVIRGRIKGHQWVDQEAIFIVTVELYIQPGRGHGGVVCFLLMMGTYIFL; translated from the coding sequence GTGGACGAACGGCGAGCGTTGATCACGGAACGTCGTGAAGGGCTTCGATGGATGGTGGACGGAGTAATGGATGATGTGCCCATTCGGGGAATACCTGTAGCAACCCATTATGGAGATTCAGGGATGTTTGATTTGGCCTTGCACCCTGATTATGAGAAGAATGGATGGATCTACATTGCCTATGTTCATCCTTTAGATGATCCTGATTCAAGGGAAGCGGCTGCGGCAACGCGGGTTATTCGCGGACGAATAAAAGGACATCAGTGGGTGGATCAGGAAGCTATTTTTATTGTAACTGTAGAGCTTTATATACAGCCGGGTAGGGGCCATGGGGGAGTCGTTTGCTTTTTGCTAATGATGGGTACTTATATTTTTCTATAG
- a CDS encoding PQQ-dependent sugar dehydrogenase, which produces MAYEEIKRVEIHNNQVAFEEVLMKNQGRVRDIKTGPDGAIYVLTNNPHAVLRLTPEN; this is translated from the coding sequence TTGGCTTACGAAGAAATCAAACGGGTGGAAATTCATAACAATCAGGTGGCATTCGAGGAAGTCCTAATGAAGAATCAAGGTCGTGTCCGTGACATCAAAACCGGGCCGGATGGCGCCATTTACGTACTAACAAATAATCCACATGCAGTACTTCGGCTAACACCTGAAAATTAG